In Fusobacterium nucleatum, the genomic stretch CCTTGTGAAGATGGGTACCTGCTAAAAATTCAACTTCCTTTTGTAAAAGAAGAAGAATTGAAAGTTTATCGTCATGAAATGGACATTAATATTAAAATAAATAATGTAAATCGTTGTATTCCTCTTCCAAATGTTTTGAGAAAAAGTCATATTGTTGACACAAAATTAGAAAATGGAAATTTATATGTTCATTTTCAAGTGGAAAAGAAAAAGGAGGAAAAGTCTTGAGAATTTTAATTTATACAGGAAAAGGTGGAGTTGGAAAGACAAGTATAGCAGCAGCAACAGCACTTTTTTTAGCAAATTCAGGAAAAAAGGTTATACTTATGAGCACGGATCAGGCTCATAGTTTAGGAGATGTTTTAGATAAAAAATTAAATGGAAAAATCTCTCAAGTATTTCAAAATTTAGATGTAGTAGAAATTGATACTATAGAAGAAAGTCAAAAAGTGTGGAGAAATTTACAGGATTATTTAAAGCAAATTATTTCTGCAAAGGCAAACAATGGAATAGAGATAGATGAAGTATTATTATTTCCAGGATTGGAAGAAATATTTTCCTTACTTAAAATTTTAGATATTTACGAAGCAAATAAATATGATATTATGGTTGTAGATTGTGCACCAACTGGACAATCTCTTTCAATGCTAACATATTCTGAAAAGTTAAATATATTGGCAGATACTATCTTACCAATGGTACAAAGTATAAACTCTATTTTTGGTTCTTTTGTCTCAAAAAAAACTTCTGTTCCTAAGCCAAGAGATATTGTTTTTGAAGAATTTAAAAATTTAGTAAAAAGATTAACAAAACTTTATGAGATTTTTCATAAACGGGATAGTACTAGTATTAGAATAGTTACAACTCCTGAGCAAATTGTCTTAGAAGAAGCACGCCGAAACTATGCTTGGCTACAACTTTATAATTTTAATGTGGATGCTATCTATATGAATAAACTATATCCAAAAGAAGCTATGGAAGGGTATTTTGAAGGCTGGAAAAATATCCAAAAAGATAGTATACATCTTGCAGAAGAAAGTTTTTCTGAGCAAAAACTTTTTAAGTTAGAATTACAGGCTGAGGAAATTCATGGAAAAAATTCTCTTGAAAAAATAGCAAAGATTCTTTATAAAAATATTAACCCAGCAGAAATTTTCTGTCAAATAGAATCTTTTAGAATAGAGGAGGTTAATGGAACTCGTATACTTACTATTCATTTACCTTTTGCAAAAGAAGAAAATATTTCTGTTATAAAAGAAAAATATGATATTATAATTTCTTTATTAAATGAAACAAGACGGTTTCACTTACCAGATAAACTAAAAACAAGAAAAATTAGTGGGTATTCCTATAAGAATGGTGAATTAATAATTAGTATGGATTATGAGTAAAAATTTTTATTATTTCTTATAAATAGTATTGATAGAAAATTTTCTATGGATACTATTTTTTATTTTAAGTAAAAGTTAATATAGATATAAATAAAATATATTGTACTATAATAGGAAAATATACAAAAAAATATAAAAAAAGTTTGAAATTGGTTAAAAAATATGTTAAATTTATATTAACAAAAAATTATTTAAACTCTTTATTCCTAACATGAAAAAAGAGTATTTATAAAATTTTGTAAGTCAGTTGTGAAAATTAAACTTGCTATAAGGAGGAAAAAATGGGAGATCATATTTACAACAAAGTAAGTGAAGATTTAGTGGAAAAATTTAAAAAAATTGTTCCAGGAAAAGTTTATACTAAAGATGAGATAAACAAAGATTTTTTCCATGATGAGATGCCTATTTATGGGGAGGGAGAACCAGAAGTTGTTATAGATGTAACAACAACAGAGGCAATTTCAGAAATTATGAAATTGTGTTATGAAAATAATATTCCAGTTACTCCAAGAGGAGCAGGAACAGGATTGACTGGAGCATCTGTGGCAGTAACTGGTGGAGTTATGCTAAATATGACAAAGATGAACAAAATTTTAGGTTATGACTATGAAAATTTTGTTGTTAAGGTAGAACCAGGAGTTTTATTAAATGATTTAGCTGAAGATGCTTTGAAACAAGGATTGTTGTATCCACCTGATCCAGGTGAAAAGTTTGCAACACTTGGAGGAAATGTTTCAACAAATGCTGGTGGAATGAGAGCAGTAAAATATGGAACTACAAGAGATTATGTTAGAGCTATGACTGTTGTACTTCCAACTGGTGAAATTATAAAATTAGGAGCAACAGTTTCAAAAACTAGTACAGGATATAGTTTATTAAACTTAATGATAGGTTCAGAAGGAACATTAGGAGTTATAACAGAATTAACTTTAAAATTAATTCCTGCTCCAAAAGAAACTATAAGTTTAATTATACCTTATGAAAATCTGGATGAATGTATAGCAACAGTTCCTAAATTTTTCATGAACCATTTACAACCTCAAGCATTAGAATTTATGGAAAGAGAAATAGTATTAGCTTCTGAAAGATATATTGGTAAGAGTGTATTCCCTCAAAAATTAGATGGAGTAGATATAGGAGCTTATCTATTAGTTACTTTTGATGGAAATAATATGGAAGCATTGGAAGAAATTACTGAGAGAGCTTCTGAAGTAGTTTTAGAAGCAGGAGCATTGGATGTTTTAGTTGCAGATACTCCAGCTAAGAAAAAAGATGCTTGGGCAGCAAGAAGCAGTTTCTTAGAAGCTATTGAGGCAGAAACTAAATTATTAGATGAATGTGATGTTGTTGTTCCAGTTAATCAAATAGCTCCTTACTTACATTATGTAAATGAAACTGGTAAAAAATATGATTTTACTGTAAAGAGTTTTGGACATGCAGGAGATGGAAATTTACATATTTATGCTTGCAGTAATGATATGGAAATAGGAGAATTTAAGCGTCAAGTTGAAGAATTTTTGATGGATATATATAAGAAAGCATCTGAACTTGGAGGGTTAATTTCAGGGGAACATGGAATAGGTTATGGAAAAATGCAATTCTTAGCTGACTTCTCAGGAGAAGTAAATATGAGACTCATGAGAGGAATAAAAGAAGTATTTGACCCTAAGATGATTTTAAATCCAAATAAGGTTTGTTATAAAGTGTAGTATAAACAATTATAATTATAGGAGGTAATGTTATGGCTTATTTAATTTCTGAAGAAGCTCAAGATTTATTGAAGGATGTAAAAAAATTCTGTGACAACGAAGTGAGAGAACAATGTAAGGAATATGATAAGAGTGGAGAATGGCCAAAAGAAATATATGATAAGGCTATTGAACAAGGTTATCAAGCACTTGAAGTTCCTGAAAAATATGGAGGACCAGGGTTAAAAAGAGTTGATATAGCAGCATTAATTGAAGAAATGGCAATAGCTGATGCAGGTTTTGCAACTACTATTTCAGCAAGTGGTCTTGCAATGAAACCAGTTTTCATTTCAGGAACTGAAGAACAAAAACAAAGAATGTGTGATTTAGTTTTAGAAGGTGGATTTGGTGCATTTTGTTTAACAGAGCCTGGAGCTGGATCTGATGCTAGTGCTGGAAGAACAACAGCTGTTAAAGATGGAAATGAATATGTTTTAAATGGTAGAAAATGTTTTATCACTAATGGAGCAGTGGCATCTTTCTATTGTATTACTGCTATAACAGATAAAGAAAAAGGATTAAAGGGAATTTCAATGTTCTTTGTAGAAAAAGGAACAAAAGGACTTAGCACTGGAAATCATGAAGATAAAATGGGTATAAGAACATCTAACACTTGTGATGTAGTATTAGAAGATTGTAGAATACCAGCTAGTGCATTAGTTGGAAAAGAAGGAGAAGGATTTGCAATAGCAATGAAAACTCTAGATCAAGCTAGATCTTGGATAGGTTGTATTGCAGTTGGAATTGCTCAAAGAGGTATACAAGAAGCCATAGCTTATGGAAAAGAAAGAATACAATTTGGAAAACCTATAATAAAAAATCAAGCATTACAATTTAAAATTGCAGATATGGAAATTAAAACAGAAACTGCAAGACAAATGGTAGCTCATGCTTTAACAAAAATGGATTTAGGTTTACCTTATGGAAAAGAATCAGCTATTGCAAAATGTTATGCTGGGGATATTGCAATGCAAGTATCATCTGAAGCTATACAAATGTTTGGTGGATATGGATACAGCAGAGAATATCCAGTTGAAAAATTAATAAGAGATTCAAAAATATTCCAAATTTTTGAAGGAACTAATGAAATTCAAAGAATCGTAATTGCAAATAATGTGATTGGTCGTTAGGAGGAAAATTAATGGAAATATTAGTTTGTATAAAACAAGTTGCAGACGATTCTGTTGAAGTATTTATGAATGAAAAAACAGGAAAACCTGCATTAGAAGGAGTTGAAAAAGTAGTAAATGCTTTTGATACTTATGCTTTGGAAATGGCAGTAAGATTAAAAGAAGCAAAAGGAGATATTACTGTAACTACTCTTTCATTAGGTGGAGAAGATGCTAAAAATGGTTTAAAAAATTGTTTAGCAGTTGGAGCAGATGAAGCATTCTATATTAAAGATGAAAATTATCAGGAAAAAGATGCTGTTATCATTGCCCAAGCTCTTTCTAAGGGTATTAAAAAAATGGAAGAACAAAGAGGTAAAAAATTTGATATTATTTTCTGTGGAAAAGAAACTACTGATTTTGCAACTGGACAAGTTGGAATTATGTTAGCAGATGAACTAAATTATGGAGTGGTAACTAATTTAGTTGATATAGACGCAGAAGGTGGAAAGGTTACTGCTAAAAAAGAAACAGAAACAGGTTATGAAAAGGTTGAGATTACTTCTCCTTGTATAGTAACTGTAAATAAACCTAATTATGAACCTCGTTATCCAACAATCAAAAGTAAAATGGCAGCTAGAAAAAAAGAAATAGCTGAAGTTTCTATTGAAGTAGCAAATGAAAGCGCAGTAAAAGAAGTTAAAT encodes the following:
- a CDS encoding ArsA family ATPase is translated as MRILIYTGKGGVGKTSIAAATALFLANSGKKVILMSTDQAHSLGDVLDKKLNGKISQVFQNLDVVEIDTIEESQKVWRNLQDYLKQIISAKANNGIEIDEVLLFPGLEEIFSLLKILDIYEANKYDIMVVDCAPTGQSLSMLTYSEKLNILADTILPMVQSINSIFGSFVSKKTSVPKPRDIVFEEFKNLVKRLTKLYEIFHKRDSTSIRIVTTPEQIVLEEARRNYAWLQLYNFNVDAIYMNKLYPKEAMEGYFEGWKNIQKDSIHLAEESFSEQKLFKLELQAEEIHGKNSLEKIAKILYKNINPAEIFCQIESFRIEEVNGTRILTIHLPFAKEENISVIKEKYDIIISLLNETRRFHLPDKLKTRKISGYSYKNGELIISMDYE
- a CDS encoding FAD-binding oxidoreductase, whose protein sequence is MGDHIYNKVSEDLVEKFKKIVPGKVYTKDEINKDFFHDEMPIYGEGEPEVVIDVTTTEAISEIMKLCYENNIPVTPRGAGTGLTGASVAVTGGVMLNMTKMNKILGYDYENFVVKVEPGVLLNDLAEDALKQGLLYPPDPGEKFATLGGNVSTNAGGMRAVKYGTTRDYVRAMTVVLPTGEIIKLGATVSKTSTGYSLLNLMIGSEGTLGVITELTLKLIPAPKETISLIIPYENLDECIATVPKFFMNHLQPQALEFMEREIVLASERYIGKSVFPQKLDGVDIGAYLLVTFDGNNMEALEEITERASEVVLEAGALDVLVADTPAKKKDAWAARSSFLEAIEAETKLLDECDVVVPVNQIAPYLHYVNETGKKYDFTVKSFGHAGDGNLHIYACSNDMEIGEFKRQVEEFLMDIYKKASELGGLISGEHGIGYGKMQFLADFSGEVNMRLMRGIKEVFDPKMILNPNKVCYKV
- a CDS encoding acyl-CoA dehydrogenase family protein, which gives rise to MAYLISEEAQDLLKDVKKFCDNEVREQCKEYDKSGEWPKEIYDKAIEQGYQALEVPEKYGGPGLKRVDIAALIEEMAIADAGFATTISASGLAMKPVFISGTEEQKQRMCDLVLEGGFGAFCLTEPGAGSDASAGRTTAVKDGNEYVLNGRKCFITNGAVASFYCITAITDKEKGLKGISMFFVEKGTKGLSTGNHEDKMGIRTSNTCDVVLEDCRIPASALVGKEGEGFAIAMKTLDQARSWIGCIAVGIAQRGIQEAIAYGKERIQFGKPIIKNQALQFKIADMEIKTETARQMVAHALTKMDLGLPYGKESAIAKCYAGDIAMQVSSEAIQMFGGYGYSREYPVEKLIRDSKIFQIFEGTNEIQRIVIANNVIGR
- a CDS encoding electron transfer flavoprotein subunit beta/FixA family protein, which gives rise to MEILVCIKQVADDSVEVFMNEKTGKPALEGVEKVVNAFDTYALEMAVRLKEAKGDITVTTLSLGGEDAKNGLKNCLAVGADEAFYIKDENYQEKDAVIIAQALSKGIKKMEEQRGKKFDIIFCGKETTDFATGQVGIMLADELNYGVVTNLVDIDAEGGKVTAKKETETGYEKVEITSPCIVTVNKPNYEPRYPTIKSKMAARKKEIAEVSIEVANESAVKEVKLFSPPKRQAGVKIKTGTAEELVAQAIQKMLEAKVF